A single Triticum dicoccoides isolate Atlit2015 ecotype Zavitan chromosome 2A, WEW_v2.0, whole genome shotgun sequence DNA region contains:
- the LOC119355951 gene encoding uncharacterized protein LOC119355951, with protein MARRRGGHGGDEGDQPDQGEQADPHVYQEETYADREDWNSTNHGPVSGDNGKTSNPIKRFSTTFSRGITDERVGYPHYRRPTAAKAMTGFLAHYANNLSHFSHEAEFFTVSSSAEDDEFYIFAHDESNMVKTTSVGPYLSVFRRVLASGKPMQDQMAKLGKTLESLRQSYGVSSPAAKNIEDFLARLEKLMERESKRIAEASEKGVVEEASAIKKLAEAVKEAEESELSSLIKETDQFFKTAEIPLEMHERLKKAAAELKELKTLMGGFLVSIGMFFRGYGFSSPSVIPPSPVDSPPTPSLAPRPFLKLGAGPTPFHFIGKRAKEVLFGDYEETPFHGIGKAGFLICDKQLGVGVELKSDPSVETTLCYGKEYLDYKMEAKAKVVLPFGDTFKAEIDVIHRRACLSASVGLSANPVFNMSGMFGIADGICGGARLSFESCGLVREFELGLSMDTTEFGSLSTRLNREKLQVMFDTAVGRATGAAELTYFHDPVAEKRSVCLTGGLSYNYDNTLTLKGRFSSDLHVGGMIQFEERLASIVLRATGDVDLRAMGQQPRVGFQVVFDPTWK; from the exons atgGCCCGCAGGAG gggaggccatggaggagacgAGGGAGACCAGCCGGACCAGGGAGAGCAGGCGGATCCCCATGTCTACCAGGAGGAGACCTACGCGGATCGTGAGGATTGGAACAG TACTAATCATGGCCCTGTCTCTGGTGACAATGGAAAGACCTCCAATCCCATCAAGAG ATTCTCTACTACTTTCTCAAGAGGTATTACTGATGAGCGTGTTGGATATCCACATTATCGCAG GCCTACTGCTGCCAAGGCAATGACGGGTTTTTTGGCACATTACGCCAATAATCTTTCGCACTTCTCTCATGAGGCGGAATTCTTTACAGTAAGTAGTAGTGCTGAAGACGATGAGTTTTATATCTTTGCCCATGATGAGTCTAATATGGTAAAGACTACATCTGTG GGTCCTTACTTATCAGTGTTCAGACGTGTTCTTGCATCTGGCAAGCCTATGCAAGACCAAATGGCTAAGCTCGGCAAGACTTTGGAGTCTCTCAGGCAGTCCTATGGTGTCTCATCCCCGGCTGCTAAAAACATTGAGGACTTTCTCGCCAGGCTGGAGAAATTAATGGAGAGAGAGTCGAAGAGAATTGCTGAGGCTTCTGAGAAAGGTGTTGTTGAGGAAGCTTCTGCTATCAAGAAATTGGCTGAGGCTGTCAAGGAGGCCGAAGAGAGTGAGTTGTCTTCTCTTATCAAGGAGACGGACCAGTTCTTTAAGACCGCGGAGATTCCGCTAGAGAtgcacgagagattgaagaaggctGCCGCAGAGTTGAAAGAATTGAAAACTTTAATGGGTGGATTCCTGGTCTCAATAGGAATGTTCTTTAGGGGCTATGGGTTTTCTTCACCTTCGGTCATTCCTCCAAGTCCCGTGGACTCCCCACCAACTCCAAGTCTGGCGCCTCGTCCCTTTCTTAAACTTGGTGCTGGGCCAACTCCTTTTCACTTCATCGGGAAAAGGGCAAAAG AGGTCCTCTTTGGTGATTACGAGGAGACGCCCTTCCATGGCATCGGAAAAGCTGGGTTTTTGATCTGTGACAAACAACTGGGCGTTGGCGTTGAGCTCAAGTCCGACCCCTCG GTTGAGACCACTTTGTGCTATGGCAAGGAATATCTAGACTACAAGATGGAGGCAAAGGCGAAAGTTGTTCTACCCTTTGGTGACACTTTTAAG GCTGAAATTGATGTTATTCATCGTCGTGCCTGTCTGAGCGCTTCTGTTGGCCTCAGTGCTAATCCAGTTTTCAACATGTCCGGCATGTTTGGGATAGCTGATGGGATTTGTGGAGGTGCAAGGTTATCTTTTGAGTCTTGTGGATTGGTCAGGGAATTTGAGCTTGGATTATCGATGGACACTACTGAGTTTGGAAGTCTGTCCACCAG ACTTAACCGTGAGAAGCTCCAGGTTATGTTTGACACAGCGGTTGGAAGGGCTACAGGTGCCGCGGAGCTGACTTATTTCCACGATCCAGTTGCGGAGAAGAGGTCAGTCTGTCTGACGGGCGGCCTGTCCTACAACTATGACAATACCCTGACTCTCAAGGGGCGCTTCAGCTCGGATCTTCATGTGGGCGGGATGATACAGTTTGAAGAAAGGTTGGCTAGTATTGTGTTGCGGGCAACAGGTGATGTTGATCTTCGTGCCATGGGTCAGCAGCCCCGGGTCGGGTTCCAGGTGGTGTTTGACCCGACCTGGAAGTAA